Proteins found in one Macrobrachium nipponense isolate FS-2020 chromosome 4, ASM1510439v2, whole genome shotgun sequence genomic segment:
- the LOC135211323 gene encoding DNA polymerase delta catalytic subunit-like, which translates to MFGVDVSGNSVCCHIHGFYPYFYMNYPEDKLLLLNNIDSFKKLINEKLAQKLYFLKNITDFIISITIVNKRTIYGYNSHNEGLKRFLKITIALPKLIHEVKNILELELKGENEDEERKNEFYEANIDFILRFMIDVNLSGCSWIEIPSQSCIFRDSNNEKESTCQIEIDVLWTNIMPHDPVETKWASIGPLTILSFDIECANRRGIFPTPDNDPIIQIGNVIAKHDKLEMKKVIFVLGKNCDPIEDAKIFLFHSEQEMLKAWSRFVQKVVDPDIITGYNINNFDFPYLIGRAKHLNIDDQFYLSRIKNVKSFITSWGFESKQVGKIVNKCINVEGRCIMDVLSVIKREYKLRSYSLNAVSQYFLNEQKDDIHHTEISELHRTSAQTRRKLAVYCLKDALLPLKLIDKLMLSINYIEMARVTGVPLTFILTRGQQIKIMSQLLRNCALENFIVPSCEGGLKGCMGYQGATVIEPAKGFYNSPITTLDFCSLYPTIIMAHNLCYTTLLLTNNDKTILASTDNYTKTPTNNYFVKPHIRKGLLPRILENLLMARKKAKDELKRETDPLRKKVLDGRQLALKISANSVYGLFTGAQMSGKLPCIEISQSVTAFGREMIMFTKNKIEEKYVNAKVIYGDTDSVMINFGVDTIQEAIVLGQEAAAFVTNFFMTPIKLEFEKVYFPYLLINKKRYAGLYYTRPENFDRIDCKGIETIRRDNCRFTAELISEVLNIILIQRDTEKAITLVKNTISELLHDRIDISKLIITKELTKTKKEYKAKQAHVELAYKMKLRESSTAPQLGDRVPYVIIKLDNNEKKNTPLYQKAESPEYVVKHNLQLDYNYYLKNQIRNPLLRIFEPILGSNVEKILLSGDHMISKTGTVLNILSKPRIMCIKCNAKYIQSNNKTLICIHCRQKKKMDQKTICSFLK; encoded by the coding sequence ATGTTTGGTGTAGATGTCTCGGGTAATTCGGTATGTTGTCATATTCATGGATTTTATCcctatttttatatgaattatccagaagataaattattattattaaataatattgattCATTTAAGAAACTAATAAACGAAAAACTTgcccaaaaattatattttttaaaaaatattacggattttattatttctataacaatagtaaataaaagaactatTTATGGGTATAATAGTCATAATGAAGGTCTAAaacgttttttaaaaataacgatAGCATTGCCCAAATTAATTCACGAAGTTAAGAATATTTTAGAATTAGAATTGAAAGGAGAAAacgaagatgaagaaagaaaaaatgagttTTACGAAGccaatattgattttatattgcgTTTTATGATTGATGTTAATTTATCGGGGTGTTCTTGGATAGAAATACCGTCCCAATCTTGTATTTTTAGGGATAGCAACAACGAAAAGGAATCCACATGCCAAATTGAAATTGATGTATTGTGGACTAATATCATGCCCCACGATCCGGTTGAAACAAAATGGGCTAGTATCGGACCCCTCACCATTCTTTCTTTCGATATTGAATGCGCAAATCGGCGAGGTATTTTTCCTACGCCCGATAACGATCCAATTATTCAAATTGGCAACGTTATCGCAAAACACGacaaattagaaatgaaaaaggtAATTTTTGTGTTGGGTAAAAATTGTGACCCTATCGAAGACGCCaagatatttctttttcattctgaaCAGGAGATGTTAAAAGCTTGGTCTCGTTTTGTGCAAAAGGTAGTAGACCCTGATATTATTACTGGatacaatattaataattttgacTTCCCGTATTTAATTGGTCGGGCCAAACATTTGAACATTGATGATCAATTTTATCTAAgtagaataaaaaatgtaaaatctttCATTACGAGTTGGGGGTTTGAAAGTAAACAGGTGGGTAAAATCGTTAATAAATGTATTAACGTGGAGGGTCGATGTATTATGGACGTTTTAAGCGTTATTAAAAGAGAATACAAATTACGGTCTTACAGTTTGAATGCGGtttctcagtattttttaaatgaacaaaAAGATGATATTCACCACACCGAAATATCAGAATTACATCGCACTAGCGCCCAAACGAGACGAAAATTAGCCGTTTATTGTTTAAAAGATGCCCTTTTGCCACTAAAATTAATCGATAAATTAATGTTATCTATCAATTACATTGAAATGGCGCGGGTAACGGGAGTCCCGTTAACTTTTATCCTCACGAGAggtcaacaaataaaaataatgtctcAATTATTGCGAAACTGCGCCTTGGAAAATTTTATTGTTCCATCGTGTGAAGGGGGATTGAAAGGGTGTATGGGTTATCAGGGCGCTACAGTCATTGAACCTGCGAAAGGATTTTATAACTCCCCTATCACGACGTTAgatttttgttcattatatccgaCTATAATTATGGCCCATAATTTATGTTATACTACATTGTTATTAACCAATAATGATAAAACCATATTAGCGTCTACGGATAATTATACTAAAACGCCCACAAATAATTATTTCGTCAAACCTCATATACGTAAAGGTTTATTGCCTAGAATTCTAGAAAATTTACTAATGGCGCGCAAAAAAGCCAAGGATGAACTGAAACGTGAAACTGATCCGTTAAGGAAAAAAGTTCTAGATGGCCGacaattagccttaaaaatatcGGCCAATTCTGTATACGGTTTATTTACGGGCGCGCAAATGAGCGGTAAATTGCCCTGCATTGAAATATCTCAGAGCGTGACAGCGTTTGGACGCGAAATGATCATGTTTACGAAAAATAAGATCGAAGAGAAATACGTTAACGCCAAAGTCATTTACGGAGATACAGATTCTGTCATGATAAACTTTGGTGTCGATACCATCCAAGAGGCCATAGTATTAGGTCAAGAAGCGGCTGCTTTTGTTACAAACTTTTTTATGACTCCAATTAAATTAGAATTTGAAAaggtatattttccttacttacttataaataaaaaacgttaTGCGGGATTATATTACACCCGTCCTGAAAATTTTGATAGAATTGACTGTAAAGGCATAGAAACCATTCGAAGAGATAATTGTCGATTCACCGCTGAATTAATATCCGAGGTTTTGAATATAATTTTGATTCAGAGAGATACAGAAAAAGCCATTACATTAGTTAAAAATACTATATCTGAATTATTACACGATCGGAtcgatatttcaaaattaattattacaaaagaattaACCAAAACCAAAAAAGAATATAAGGCCAAACAAGCTCATGTGGAATTGGCCTATAAGATGAAATTGAGAGAATCCAGTACAGCCCCCCAACTTGGTGATCGCGTTCCGTACGTCATAATTAAATTGgataataatgagaaaaagaaTACACCCCTGTATCAAAAAGCCGAAAGTCCCGAATATGTTGTAAAACATAATTTGCAattagattataattattatttaaaaaatcaaattagaAACCCCCTATTAAGAATATTTGAACCTATTCTCGggtcaaatgttgaaaaaattctATTAAGCGGTGATCATATGATTTCCAAAACTGGAactgttttaaacattttatctaAACCCCGAATAATGTGCATAAAATGCAACGCTAAATATATTCAATCCAATAATAAAACGTTAATATGTATTCATTgtcgtcaaaagaaaaaaatggatcagAAGACAATAtgttcatttttgaaa
- the LOC135211625 gene encoding protein gustavus-like produces the protein MSSDYTCPKRLDFLLKMPPIPREASLKHAWNAEDRSLNIFVKDDKMTFHRHPVAQSTDGIRGKVSYTKGLHLWEIHWSTRQRGTHAIVGVATNEAPLHSQGYQLSGLVGSNDQSWGWDLGRNKLYHNTRQGNPDITYPSLLNNNETFVVPDKFYVVLDMDEGTLAFVVEGQYLGVAFRNLKGKKLFPIVSAVWGNCEISIRYIGGLDPAPLPLMDSCRWIIRHAVGKQRLTRLRELNLPQSVIQYLLYHGEASSRSTNVTSELRHCHQKYTTFTPHWKA, from the exons atgtcctcGGATTATACCTGCCCCAAACGGTTAGACTTCCTCCTCAAGATGCCGCCCATCCCACGAGAGGCTTCACTCAAGCACGCATGGAATGCAGAAGACAGATCGCTCAATATTTTTGTCAAG GATGACAAAATGACGTTCCATCGACACCCTGTTGCCCAGAGTACAGATGGCATAAGAGGAAAAGTTAGTTATACAAAAGGTCTACATTTATGGGAAATACACTGGTCTACTCGGCAACGGGGTACACACGCTATTGTAGGGGTTGCCACTAATGAAGCACCTTTACATTCTCAGGGATACCAGTTAAGT GGTTTGGTAGGCAGTAATGACCAGTCATGGGGCTGGGACCTAGGCCGTAATAAGTTGTATCACAATACCAGGCAAGGCAACCCGGACATTACTTATCCTTCATTATTAAACAACAATGAGACCTTCGTTGTCCCAGATAAATTTTATG TTGTCTTAGATATGGACGAAGGAACGTTGGCATTTGTTGTAGAGGGTCAGTATTTGGGAGTAGCATTTCGTAACCTGAAAGGCAAGAAGCTTTTTCCTATAGTTTCAGCTGTATGGGGCAATTGTGAAATTTCTATCAGATACATAGGTGGACTAGATC CGGCACCGCTACCTTTGATGGATTCATGTCGCTGGATAATACGGCACGCTGTTGGTAAACAAAGGTTGACTCGTTTACGGGAGCTAAATTTACCTCAGTCTGTTATTCAGTACCTGCTGTACCACGGGGAGGCCAGCTCTCGTAGCACCAACGTGACATCCGAACTACGTcattgtcaccagaaatacacaactttCACACCCCACTGGAAGGCATGA